GATGGCCGTGCCGATTGGCAAGCTTTTGGTGCAAAATTACAAAGTCACCGCCGGCAACCCGAACGGCGGGCATTGCGAGCTAACGGAGTCCGACCGCTACTGGATGGACCCGTCCAACCCGGGGCGGGTGGAGCCGGAAGAGCCGATTCATTACGTCGCCAACCCGCCGGAGCTAAAACAGCAAGCGGTCTCCATCCACATCTATTCCTATCCCTACGATTCCTGTATGATTTATTCTTTGGAGCAAAAGAAGGCCATCGAAATCCCCCTCCACTACACCTCCGAATACGGCGTTTTGGAGCCGGAAGAGATGGATGTGGGATAGAAAGGAAAATTCTAAAAAGGGAGGCAGTATGCCTAACAAATCTAAAGTTTTCTCGTTTCTTTTTATCCTTCTAATCACCGCCCTTCTCGCTTCACCCCTTTTTGCCACCATCATCCGTGTTCCCCAAGACCAGCCGACGATTCAGGCGGG
The Verrucomicrobiia bacterium genome window above contains:
- a CDS encoding cysteine dioxygenase family protein, with protein sequence MAKLVTIADFAEELREVGKKGFTLDNVHQFLKDHPIEPESLRPFLFFRASHYTRNLIDKNELYEVIAICWEVGQKSAIHNHKGQNCWMAVPIGKLLVQNYKVTAGNPNGGHCELTESDRYWMDPSNPGRVEPEEPIHYVANPPELKQQAVSIHIYSYPYDSCMIYSLEQKKAIEIPLHYTSEYGVLEPEEMDVG